The Micromonospora siamensis genome contains the following window.
GCCCGCCGGTCGGAGACCCGGGTGAGCGCGCGGTCGTACTCCAGGGCGAGGGCCTCGTGCGAGCAGTAGAGGGTGACCGTGCGCAGCGCCTCCTCCTCGGTCATCCCGCAGGCCCGGATGAAGGCCAGCGCCCGGTCGATCTCCCGGGCGATCGCCTCGTAGCGCTCGCCGGCCGGGGAGTTCTTGACGAAGCCCTTGTTCCAGTCGTGCACGGCGTGCAGGTCGGCCAGGCCACCGCCGAGGTACGCGCGGAGCATGTTCATCGCGGCGGCCGAGTTCGCGTACGCCCGGATCATGCGCTGCGGGTCGGCGGCCCGCGCCTGCGGCGTGGCCTCGAGCCCGTTGATCATGTCGCCGCGGTACGCCGGCAGCCCGCGGGCGTCGGTCGGCAGCGACCGGGGCTTGGTGTACTGCCCGGCGACCCGGGCGACCTTCACCACCGGCAGCGAGGCGCCGTAGGTGAGCACGATCGCCATCTGGAGCAGGGTGCGGGCGTTGGCCAGCAGGTGGCTCTCGGTGTTGTCGGCGAACGTCTCGGCGCAGTCGCCGCCCTGGAGCAGGAACGCCTTGCCCTCGCAGACCAGCGCGAGCTTCTGCCGCAGCTGGTCCACCTCGTAGGGGGCGACGACCGACGGGACGGTGTCGAGCACCTTGCAGACCTCGGCGACGGCGGCCCGGTCCGGCCACGGCGGGGTCTGCTCGCGGGGCAGGTCCCGCCACCGGTCCAGGCCGAGGGCGGCGTCCTCGGCCGAGTCGACGGTCGGTCGGCTGGTCTGCAGCCCCGGGCTGCCCACCGCGGGGTGACTCAACTGGTGCCACTCATGGCGCATGGGAGAAAGCGTACGGCGACCGGCCGGGTGACCTGACGTCGAGGGGGACGGTTCCGGCAGTTGGGAGCGGATCACGGCGGCCTCTTGCCGGGGCCGGCTCCGTACCCGACACTCTTTAGTTAGGTTTGTTTACTGTTGGGAGGAACGATGGATCGCCGACGTTGGATACCGGCCGTCGCCGCGGTCGGCGTGGCGCCCGCGCTGCTCAGTCTCGCCCTGGTCGGGCGGGCCGGGGCGCACGGCTCCATGCAGTCCCCGGTCAGCCGCACCTACGCCTGCTTCCTGGAGGGCCCCGAGTCGCCCGACTCGGACGCCTGCCGCGCCGCCGTGGCGGCCGGCGGCACCCAGGCGCTCTACGACTGGAACGAGATCAACATCGCCGACGCCGCCGGTCGGCACCGGCAGCTCATCCCCGACGGCCGGCTGTGCAGCGCCAACCGGGACAAGTACCGCGGCTTCGACCTGGCCCGCGCCGACTGGCCGGCCACCGCGCTCCCCTCGGGCGGCACCTGGACCTTCGCCTACCGGGCCACCGCGCCGCACCGGGGCACCTTCGAGCTGTACGTCACCCGGGACGGCTACTCCCCCACCCGGCCACTGACCTGGGCCGACCTGGAGCTGCTCCACACCGCCACCGACCCGGCGCTCACCGACGGGGCGTACCGGATGACGGCCCGGCTGCCGCAGCGCACCGGCCGGCACCTGATCTACTCCATCTGGCAGCGCTCGGACAGCCCGGAAGCCTTCTACACCTGCTCCGACGTGACGTTCGGCGGCACACCCACCACCTCCCCGTCCCCGACGCCGACCACCACCGCCTCCCCCGGCCCGTCCCCGACCCCGACCGGCACCCCGTCGCCGACCCCCACGACCCCCGCCCCGTCGCCGACCCCGACCGGCCCGTCGCCGACCGCGCCGGCCTGGCAGCCGAACACCGGGTACGCGCTGGGCGCCCTGGTCAGCTACGCCGGCCGGACCTGGCAGTGCCGCCAGGCACACACCTCGCTGGTCGGCTGGGAACCCCCCAACGTCCCCGCCCTCTGGCTCGCCCGCTGACCCCGCCTCCCTTCCCCCACCCCGCCGCCCATGCCCGAGATCCCGTCGACTCCCCTGAAGGTGCCGCCTCGCCCCGACGGGAGGCAGCATCTTCCGGGAGCTTGCCTCCCCCAACCGGGCGCAGGGGCCCGGCTCCGGCGCGGGCCCCGTCGGCCACCGGGGGTGCGCGAGCACCAGTCGCTGCGGCGGGGCGGCGGCTGGCTAGTCTGCCGTGGACGGTGGGCGCCGGGCCCGCCGCCAGGAGGTGACGGGTCATCCTTGCCGTGGCGTCGGTCGACACCGGGTGGCTGCCCGCTGCCGAACGGTTCGACTTCTGGCAGGACCTGGTCGCCCGCGAGTCGGGGCCGGCCCGGATCACCAGCGAGCACGCCGACGACTTCGCCGCCTCGGCACGCGCGGTCGACCTCGGGGTGGTCCGGCTGGGCGCCTGGCACTACCCCTCGCTCACCCTGACGCGTACGCCGAGGATGATCCGCAGCTCGGATCCGGAGCTGTACCAGCTCGCCCTGCCGCTGTCCGGGCACGGCGTCATGTCGCAGGAACGGCGGGCCGGCCCGCTCGGTCCCGCCGGCTTCGCCCTCATCGACACCGTCCGGCCGCACGGCTCCACGCACCGGCCCGACGGTGGCGAGCGGGCACCGGTGCACACCGTCACCGCGCTGGTCCCGCACGACGCGCTGCCGCCGCCCGCGCGGCGGATGGACGCGCTGCTGGCCGCCGCCATCCCAGCCGACACCGGGATGGCGGTGCTGCTGGCCACCTTCCTGCGGCAGGTCGTCGAGCACCCGGAGCAGTACGCCGCCTCCGACGCCGCGCGGCTCGACCGCATCGCGCTGGACCTGATCGCCGGAACGCTGGCCCACCGGCTGGACGTGGAGGGTGAGCTGCCGGCAGAGGTCCGGATCACCGGGCTGCGCAGCCGGGTGGAGGCGTTCGTCCGGCGACACCTGGCCGATCCGGAGCTGACCCCGACCACCGTGGCGGCGGCCCACCACCTGTCGGTGCGGTCCCTGCACCGGCTCTTCGCGGGCACCGGCACGACCGTCGCCGCCCTGATCCGCACCGGCCGGCTGGAACGCTGCCACCGCGACCTGACCGACCCGCGGCTCGCCCATCTCCCGGTGCACCGGATCGGCGCGCGCTGGGGCCTGCGCGACCCCGCCCACTTCAGCCGGGCGTTTCGGACGGCGTACGGGATCTCGCCGCGGGAGCACCGCGAACGGGCCCTGCGGGGGTGACCGGGCACGCGGACGGGGAGGGGCCGGTCGGCCCCTCCCCGTCGGGTGGGATGGTGCGTCGGCGCTCGGCTCAGCCGAGACCGCCCCGGATGGCGCCGATCAGCTCACCGTTGCCCGTGTCGCCGGAGAGCTCCCAGAAGAACGCGCCACCGAGTCCCTGGTTCTTCGCGTACGTCATCTTGCCGGTGATGGTGGCGGGGGTGTCGTAGCTCCACCAGTTGCCGCCGCACTTCGCGTACGCGGTGCCCGCCACGGTGCCGGTGGCCGGGCAGGTGTTCTTGAGCACCTTGTAGTCCTCGATGCCCTGCTCGTAGGTGCCCGGGGCCGGCCCGGTGGCGGTGCCGCCCGGCGCCGACTGGGTCACCCCGGTCCAGCCGCGGCCGTAGAAGCCGATGCCGAGCAGCAGCTTGCCGGCCGGCACGCCCTTGGCCTTGAGCTTCTGGATCGCCGCGTCGGACCAGAAGCCCTGCTGCGGAATGCCGGTGTACGAGTACAGCGGCGAGTGCGGCGCGGTCGGCCCCTGGGCGTTGAACGCGCCGAAGTAGTCGTAGGTCATCGGCATCAGCCAGTTGAGGTTCCCGGCCGCGCCGGCGTAGTCGGTGGCGTCGATCTTGCCGCCACTGCTGCCGTCCGCGGTGATCGCGGCGGTGACCAGGGCCGACGAGCCGAACCGGGCCCGCAGCGCGCCGATCACGTTCTTGAAGGCGTTCGGTCCGCTGGCGTCGCAGCTCAGGCCGCAGGCGTTGGGGTATTCCCAGTCGACGTCGATGCCGTCGAAGACGTCCGCCCAGCGCGGGTCCTCGACCAGGTTGTAGCAGCTCTCGGCGAACGCGGCCGGGTTCTGCGCGGCCTGGGTGAAGCCGCCGGACCAGGTCCAGCCGCCGAACGACCAGATCACCTTGAGGTGCGGGTACATCTTCTTGAGCTTGCGCAGCTGGTTGAAGCTGCCACGCAGCGGCTGGTCCCAGGTGTCTGCGACGCCGTCGACGCTGTCCGCCGCGGTGTACGCCTTGTCGTAGTCGGCGTAGCTGTCCCCGATGGTGCAGCGACCGCCGGTGGTGTTGCCGAAGGCGTACAGGATGTGGGTCAGCTTGGCGGCCGAGCCGCTGGTGTGGATGTTCTTGACGTGGTAGTTGCGCCCGTAGACCCCCCACTCGGCGAAGTAGCCGACGACCTTCTTGCCGCTCGAGTCCGGCGGGGTGGTGGTCGGCGGCGGCGTGGTGGGTGGCGGGGTCGTCGGCGGCGTGGTGGTGGGCGGGGTGGTGGTGGGCGGCGTCGTGGTCGGCGGCGGGGTGGCGCCACCGGCGCAGGACGCGCCGTTGATGGTGCAGTTCAGCGGGGCCGCGTACGGGCCGGTGCCGTTGTAGCCCCAGCTGAAGCTGGCGCCCGGGGCGAGCGGCCCGGCCCAGCTCTTCTTCACGGCGACGTAGTGGTTGCCGCTGCTGGTGACGTCGGCGTCCCAGAAGCTGCCGATGGTGGTGCCGGTCGGCAGGTCGAACTCGATGCGCCAGTTGTCCACGCCGGCGCTGGTGCCGTTGCTGACCGTCACTCTGGCCTCGTGGCCGGTCCCCCAGTCCTGGACCTTGGTGAACGTGGCGGTCACGGTGCCGGCGGCCGAGGCGGTGGCCACCGGCACCGCCGCGATCGCCATCGCGACCGCGGCGCCACCGGCCCAGAGGGCCTGGCGGAGCGATCTCTTCATGGCGCCTCCCCTAACTGTTAGGAAACTTTCCAAAATGGTTGCTGAGACGCTACTCACGCCGTCACGACTTCGTCAAGATGTGCATGCATCGATTTCTTCGGTCCCGGCGGACGGGTCCGGACGGTCACCGCCGCCGCCCCACCTCGGGCGCGTAGCCTCGGCCCATGACCGTCTTCGACATCGAGATCGGGGCCCTCGCCGGTGGCCCCGCCGACCTCGGGCAGTACCGCGGCCGGGCCCTGCTGGTGGTCAACGTCGCCTCGCGCTGCGGCCTCACCCCGCAGTACGCCGGCCTCCAGACCCTCGCCGACTCCTACGCCGACCCTGGCCTCACCGTGCTGGGCGTGCCGTGCAACCAGTTCGCCGGCCAGGAGCCCGGCACGGCCGCCGAGATCTCCGAGTTCTGCGAGGTCAACTACGGGGTGACCTTCCCGCTGACGGAGAAGGTCGACGTCAACGGCCCCGATCGGCACCCGCTCTACGCCGCGCTGGTCGGCACCCCGGACGCCGAGGGCCACACCGGCGACGTGCGGTGGAACTTCGAGAAGTTCCTGGTCGCCCCGGACGGCACGGTCGCCGCCCGGTTCGCCCCCACCGTCACGCCCGACTCGCCGGAGCTGCGCGCCGCCGTCGACAAGGTCCTGCCGACCTGACCCGTCGGCGGACACGCAACGGGCCCGGGGCGCTCACGCCCCGGGCCCGAGTTCGATCACCGGTCGACGGCCGCGCCGACGGGACCGTCTCGACCGCCGGATCAGCCGGCGGTGTTGCGGAAGACCGGGTAGTAGCCGCCGGACTGGCCGGCCGCCGTCGGGTGGTACGAGATGCCGATGTTGGTGTAGTTCAACGCGTGCAGCCACTTGTCGCCGTAGCTGCAGAGCTGGTGACCGACGAAGATCGACCGGACGTCGGCGAACGTGAAGCCCGCGTTGCCGGCGGCGGTGCGGATGATGTCGTCGACCAGGTTGATGCCCTCGTTGATCTTCGCGCGGGAGGTCGCGCTCAACCCGACGCAGAGCGTGCCGAGCTGGTAGAAGACGGGGTAGCCGACCACCACCACCCGGGCCGACGGGGCCCGGCCGCGGATTCCGTTGTAGACGTTGGCCAGCAGGCCGGGCAGTTGACTGCGGGCCTTGTCCTCGGCGGCCTGCACCGCGGCGACGCACTGCGACTCGCTGTAGAGCACGCAGGTGGTCATGATGTTCGAGAAGCCGACGTCGTTGCCGCCGACGGTCACGCTGACCAGGGTGGTGGCCGAGCTGAGCGCGCCGAGCTGGCTGTTGATCACGTCCGTGGTGCGCGCCCCGGAGCAGGCCACCGAGCGGTAGGAGGCCGGTCTGACGTTGGCGTTGTAGAGCGCCGGGTAGGCGTTGGTGCTGCGCTGGCACGAGCCGCTCTCGGTGGTGTAGCTGCCGGCGCCGACGCCGGAGGCGTACGAGTCGCCGAGGGCGACGTACTGGTCGGTGGGGGCGGCCAGGGCGGGGGTGGCCAGGGCGAACACGGCAGTCAGGGATGTCGCCGCGCTCAGGGCGAGGGTCACGAGACGGGATCTCCGCACGTCGCACTCCAGGGGGTGGGAAGTGGTGGTGGGAGATTGATATCAATAAGATCGTACGCGGCGGTAGCTCGGTGATTGCCGACAGCCGTCCATAAAGATCATTGACTACAAATCATTGCCAAACTGTTTCCGGGGCTTGAAATTTTCCTGCGACGCACCGGGACTCGGAATGCCGCCGGGCCGGACCGGGTTGGCCACGGACATGACGACTGTGGGACTCATCGGCAGCGGAAACATCGGCGGCACCGTGGCCCGGCTGGCGGTCGCCGCCGGCCACGACGTGGTGCTCAGCAACTCCCGCGGGCCGGAGACGCTCAAGGAACTGGTCGACGAGCTGGGGCCGCGCGCCAGGGCGGCCACCCCGGCCGAGGCGGCGGCGGCCGGGGACCTGGTGGTGGTGACCATCCCCCTGCGGGCCTACCGGGACGTGCCGACCGCGCCGCTCGCCGGCAAGATCGTGATCGACACCAACAACTACTACCCCGAGCGGGACGGGCGGTTCCCGGAGCTGGACGACGAGTCGACCACCACCAGCGAGCTGGTCCAGCGGCACCTGCCGGAGTCCAGGGTGGTCAAGACGTTCAACAACATCTACTTCAAGCACCTGCTCGCCCTGGCCCGGCCGGCCGGCGCCGCCGACCGGACCGCCCTGCCGATCGCCGGCGACGACAGCGGCGCCAAGGCCACCGTCACCGCGTTCCTGGACTCGCTCGGCTACGACGCGGTCGACGTCGGCCC
Protein-coding sequences here:
- a CDS encoding class II 3-deoxy-7-phosphoheptulonate synthase, translated to MRHEWHQLSHPAVGSPGLQTSRPTVDSAEDAALGLDRWRDLPREQTPPWPDRAAVAEVCKVLDTVPSVVAPYEVDQLRQKLALVCEGKAFLLQGGDCAETFADNTESHLLANARTLLQMAIVLTYGASLPVVKVARVAGQYTKPRSLPTDARGLPAYRGDMINGLEATPQARAADPQRMIRAYANSAAAMNMLRAYLGGGLADLHAVHDWNKGFVKNSPAGERYEAIAREIDRALAFIRACGMTEEEALRTVTLYCSHEALALEYDRALTRVSDRRAYGLSGHFLWIGERTRQIDGAHIDYISRIANPIGVKLGPTTSPDEAIELCEKLNPDNVPGRLTLISRMGNHRVRDALPPIVAKVTAAGAKVVWQCDPMHGNTHESSNGYKTRHFDRIVDEVLGYFEVHRGLETHPGGLHVELTGEDVTECLGGAQGIEDLDLPDRYETACDPRLNTQQSLELAFLVAEMLRG
- a CDS encoding lytic polysaccharide monooxygenase, with protein sequence MDRRRWIPAVAAVGVAPALLSLALVGRAGAHGSMQSPVSRTYACFLEGPESPDSDACRAAVAAGGTQALYDWNEINIADAAGRHRQLIPDGRLCSANRDKYRGFDLARADWPATALPSGGTWTFAYRATAPHRGTFELYVTRDGYSPTRPLTWADLELLHTATDPALTDGAYRMTARLPQRTGRHLIYSIWQRSDSPEAFYTCSDVTFGGTPTTSPSPTPTTTASPGPSPTPTGTPSPTPTTPAPSPTPTGPSPTAPAWQPNTGYALGALVSYAGRTWQCRQAHTSLVGWEPPNVPALWLAR
- a CDS encoding AraC-like ligand-binding domain-containing protein; this encodes MASVDTGWLPAAERFDFWQDLVARESGPARITSEHADDFAASARAVDLGVVRLGAWHYPSLTLTRTPRMIRSSDPELYQLALPLSGHGVMSQERRAGPLGPAGFALIDTVRPHGSTHRPDGGERAPVHTVTALVPHDALPPPARRMDALLAAAIPADTGMAVLLATFLRQVVEHPEQYAASDAARLDRIALDLIAGTLAHRLDVEGELPAEVRITGLRSRVEAFVRRHLADPELTPTTVAAAHHLSVRSLHRLFAGTGTTVAALIRTGRLERCHRDLTDPRLAHLPVHRIGARWGLRDPAHFSRAFRTAYGISPREHRERALRG
- a CDS encoding glycosyl hydrolase family 18 protein is translated as MKRSLRQALWAGGAAVAMAIAAVPVATASAAGTVTATFTKVQDWGTGHEARVTVSNGTSAGVDNWRIEFDLPTGTTIGSFWDADVTSSGNHYVAVKKSWAGPLAPGASFSWGYNGTGPYAAPLNCTINGASCAGGATPPPTTTPPTTTPPTTTPPTTPPPTTPPPTTTPPDSSGKKVVGYFAEWGVYGRNYHVKNIHTSGSAAKLTHILYAFGNTTGGRCTIGDSYADYDKAYTAADSVDGVADTWDQPLRGSFNQLRKLKKMYPHLKVIWSFGGWTWSGGFTQAAQNPAAFAESCYNLVEDPRWADVFDGIDVDWEYPNACGLSCDASGPNAFKNVIGALRARFGSSALVTAAITADGSSGGKIDATDYAGAAGNLNWLMPMTYDYFGAFNAQGPTAPHSPLYSYTGIPQQGFWSDAAIQKLKAKGVPAGKLLLGIGFYGRGWTGVTQSAPGGTATGPAPGTYEQGIEDYKVLKNTCPATGTVAGTAYAKCGGNWWSYDTPATITGKMTYAKNQGLGGAFFWELSGDTGNGELIGAIRGGLG
- a CDS encoding glutathione peroxidase, yielding MTVFDIEIGALAGGPADLGQYRGRALLVVNVASRCGLTPQYAGLQTLADSYADPGLTVLGVPCNQFAGQEPGTAAEISEFCEVNYGVTFPLTEKVDVNGPDRHPLYAALVGTPDAEGHTGDVRWNFEKFLVAPDGTVAARFAPTVTPDSPELRAAVDKVLPT
- a CDS encoding SGNH/GDSL hydrolase family protein — its product is MRRSRLVTLALSAATSLTAVFALATPALAAPTDQYVALGDSYASGVGAGSYTTESGSCQRSTNAYPALYNANVRPASYRSVACSGARTTDVINSQLGALSSATTLVSVTVGGNDVGFSNIMTTCVLYSESQCVAAVQAAEDKARSQLPGLLANVYNGIRGRAPSARVVVVGYPVFYQLGTLCVGLSATSRAKINEGINLVDDIIRTAAGNAGFTFADVRSIFVGHQLCSYGDKWLHALNYTNIGISYHPTAAGQSGGYYPVFRNTAG
- a CDS encoding NADPH-dependent F420 reductase, which translates into the protein MTTVGLIGSGNIGGTVARLAVAAGHDVVLSNSRGPETLKELVDELGPRARAATPAEAAAAGDLVVVTIPLRAYRDVPTAPLAGKIVIDTNNYYPERDGRFPELDDESTTTSELVQRHLPESRVVKTFNNIYFKHLLALARPAGAADRTALPIAGDDSGAKATVTAFLDSLGYDAVDVGPLAEGWRYQRDTSAYAALYSADPVNDWERPAPVDAEKLRAALAAARRYADS